The proteins below are encoded in one region of Qipengyuania sp. HL-TH1:
- a CDS encoding toxic anion resistance protein, with translation MSDTKTPTATATETAFDLTPPDPVPEVKPEKAAGLVPVSEEVKSKLQTKVDGFVADLIAEDANSPEFGKKVDQLTNMGRKEIMAAAGMSNRFLDRPVRAMDKDEGVGANLSELRRVVEDLDPGKRGKLSGPRKILGIIPFGNKLTNYFRSYQSAQTHIQSILNNLASGKDELIMDNAAIDVERQKLWEAMGNLEQMIHISNSLDAKLEEKAAELDATDPAKAKAVRETALFYVRQRTQDLLTQMAVSVQGYLALDLVKKNNVELVKGVDRASTTTVGALRTAVTVAEAMTNQRLVLGQITALNETTAGIIDSTSTLLRDQTGKIHEQAAASTIPLETLQRAFQNIYDTMDEVDSFKLRALDSMKQTVTLLTDEVEKSKGYIARAEGQSQAQKQVAESSLLSIEG, from the coding sequence ATGAGCGATACGAAAACGCCGACCGCAACTGCCACCGAAACCGCCTTCGACCTCACGCCGCCCGATCCCGTGCCCGAGGTCAAACCGGAGAAGGCTGCGGGCCTCGTCCCGGTTTCGGAAGAGGTGAAGAGCAAGCTGCAGACCAAGGTCGACGGCTTCGTCGCCGACCTGATTGCCGAGGATGCGAATTCGCCCGAATTCGGCAAGAAGGTCGACCAGCTGACCAATATGGGCCGCAAGGAAATCATGGCCGCGGCGGGCATGTCCAACCGTTTCCTCGACCGGCCGGTGCGTGCGATGGACAAGGACGAAGGCGTCGGCGCCAATCTTTCCGAACTGCGCCGCGTGGTGGAAGACCTGGATCCGGGCAAGCGCGGCAAGCTGTCGGGTCCGCGCAAGATCCTCGGCATCATCCCCTTCGGCAACAAGCTGACCAATTACTTCCGCAGCTACCAGAGCGCGCAGACGCATATCCAGTCGATCCTCAACAACCTCGCCAGCGGCAAGGACGAGCTGATCATGGACAATGCCGCGATCGACGTCGAACGGCAGAAGCTGTGGGAGGCGATGGGCAATCTGGAACAGATGATCCACATCTCCAACTCGCTCGACGCGAAGCTGGAGGAAAAGGCCGCCGAACTCGACGCGACCGATCCGGCCAAGGCCAAGGCGGTGCGCGAAACCGCGCTGTTCTATGTCCGCCAGCGCACGCAGGATTTGCTCACCCAGATGGCGGTGAGCGTGCAGGGCTATCTCGCGCTCGACCTGGTGAAGAAGAACAATGTCGAGCTCGTGAAAGGCGTCGACCGCGCGAGCACCACCACCGTCGGCGCGCTGCGCACGGCAGTGACCGTGGCCGAGGCGATGACCAACCAGCGCCTCGTGCTGGGCCAGATCACCGCGCTCAACGAAACCACTGCGGGCATCATCGACAGCACCAGCACGCTGCTGCGCGACCAGACCGGCAAGATCCACGAACAGGCCGCGGCGAGCACAATCCCGCTCGAAACGCTGCAACGCGCCTTCCAGAACATCTACGACACGATGGACGAGGTCGACAGCTTCAAGCTGCGCGCGCTCGACAGCATGAAGCAGACGGTCACGCTGCTGACCGACGAGGTCGAGAAGTCGAAAGGCTATATCGCGCGCGCCGAAGGCCAGTCGCAGGCGCAGAAGCAGGTCGCCGAAAGCAGCCTGCTGAGCATCGAGGGCTGA
- a CDS encoding polyhydroxyalkanoic acid system family protein, giving the protein MRVPISHSLGKEEVRRRLQSHSHEIAQYIPGGMADVTTSWPSEDRMDLAVRAMGQGVDGCVIIEDDQVVFEVNLPPALSFVEPMVASAIRKQGQKLIAPK; this is encoded by the coding sequence ATGCGCGTTCCCATTTCCCACAGCCTCGGCAAGGAAGAAGTGCGCCGCCGCCTCCAGTCACACAGCCACGAGATCGCCCAGTATATCCCCGGCGGCATGGCCGACGTCACCACCAGCTGGCCGAGCGAGGACCGGATGGACTTGGCGGTCAGGGCCATGGGTCAGGGCGTCGACGGCTGCGTGATCATCGAGGACGATCAGGTGGTGTTCGAGGTCAATCTGCCGCCCGCGCTGTCCTTTGTCGAACCGATGGTCGCCAGCGCGATCCGCAAGCAGGGCCAGAAACTGATCGCGCCGAAGTAA
- a CDS encoding biliverdin-producing heme oxygenase, with protein MPVANGACRSTRTYLKTGTAASHDRLDTRLGALVTGDARDYVAFLDIQYRARVGVEGWLAGSGTQPPCQSNLLAQDMSALGRAVPEDAPAFTPPAGSDALGVCWVLAGSSLGNRAILARLRKNKVDWPVDFLSDMGMTTYWRSLLPALERPHSIAVDEAALQAAQATFSHFNAIVADSLAREAA; from the coding sequence ATGCCGGTAGCAAACGGGGCGTGTCGCTCCACCAGGACTTATCTCAAGACCGGAACCGCGGCGAGCCATGACCGGCTCGATACGCGTCTGGGCGCGCTGGTGACGGGCGATGCGCGCGATTATGTGGCGTTTCTCGATATCCAGTACCGCGCGCGCGTGGGCGTCGAAGGCTGGCTGGCCGGCAGCGGAACCCAGCCGCCATGTCAGAGCAATTTGCTGGCGCAGGACATGTCCGCGCTGGGACGCGCGGTCCCCGAAGATGCCCCCGCTTTCACCCCTCCCGCGGGCAGCGACGCGCTGGGCGTATGCTGGGTGCTGGCGGGATCATCGCTGGGCAATCGCGCAATCCTCGCGCGGCTCAGGAAAAACAAGGTGGACTGGCCGGTCGATTTCCTGTCCGACATGGGCATGACGACCTATTGGCGAAGCCTGCTGCCCGCGCTCGAACGACCGCATTCCATCGCCGTGGACGAAGCCGCCTTGCAGGCTGCGCAAGCCACCTTTTCCCACTTTAACGCGATCGTGGCCGACAGCCTCGCGCGTGAGGCCGCATAA
- a CDS encoding HWE histidine kinase domain-containing protein has product MNPQDVNLSNCDREPIHQLGRIQGFGALIAVNSDWFVAHRSTNLEALFGPDRTVEIGDRLSLLLSPAALQQLRSSATALTMPDQVERLFGLALFDSDALFDCALHSSGGNTVIEIEPHAAGDLNRQLSILRPIMTRLEKHTEVQPLVDEAARQLRLALQIDRVMVYRFREDLSGEVIAEAARDDLEKFHGLRYPRSDIPDQARALYVRNRFRIIADVEAEPVSVEPGVSLDGEPLDLSMSTLRAVSPIHIEYLKNMGVGASLSISIIIGGKLWGLFACHHYGPKLLPYSQRTAAELFSEFFSLTLDRTLARQSADRREMGREVHTRLMRDVVAGTPLSASLPMIEPVIQQVIPHDGVSIFVEDIYDARGSAPNEEEFRAIVANLNGTATSKLLATEAIAERLPRAARFADRATGALVIPVSRTPRDYLILWRKPLTQTVTWAGNPEKAVEAGPNGDRLTPRKSFEAWRETVEGRAEKWSRAEIEIAESLRVTLLEIILRLTDEAVTERARAQQQQELLIAELNHRVRNILNLIRGLINQSKGDARDIESFVEIVAGRVASLASAHDNITKGNWSHAPFSELIETEANAYLSASRDRLDLRGPEAMIAPEAYTVMALVIHEMITNSAKYGSLSDQSGKLEVEVSRDAEDNFCAQWRESGGPPVKPPSRRGFGSTITERSIPYELDGTAEINYRLEGVEARFCIPARYVEWRSRDGEKSAAAKPKKDARLENLPDSVLLVEDSMIIALDAEDCLKELGIGTVRIESSVAAALDALTKSQPELAILDYNLGKENSEPIAARLREMGVPFWLATGYGEMQDRLEELGASGLLTKPYGKDELVEVIGSYDKDD; this is encoded by the coding sequence ATGAATCCGCAGGACGTCAATCTTTCCAATTGCGATCGCGAACCGATCCACCAGCTTGGCCGGATCCAGGGTTTCGGCGCGCTTATCGCGGTCAATTCCGACTGGTTCGTCGCGCATCGCTCGACTAATCTCGAAGCCCTGTTCGGCCCCGACCGCACGGTCGAGATCGGGGATCGTCTCTCGCTGCTGCTCTCCCCCGCCGCATTGCAGCAACTGCGCAGTTCGGCCACCGCGCTGACCATGCCCGACCAGGTCGAACGACTGTTCGGTCTCGCGCTGTTCGACAGCGACGCGCTGTTCGATTGCGCGCTGCACAGTTCGGGCGGGAACACGGTGATCGAGATCGAACCGCATGCGGCGGGCGATCTCAACCGCCAGCTGAGCATTCTGCGGCCGATCATGACCCGGCTGGAAAAGCATACCGAAGTGCAGCCGCTGGTCGACGAGGCGGCCCGCCAGTTGCGGCTGGCGCTGCAGATCGACCGCGTCATGGTCTATCGTTTCCGCGAGGATCTGTCGGGCGAAGTCATCGCCGAAGCCGCGCGCGACGATCTCGAGAAGTTCCACGGCCTGCGCTATCCGCGTTCGGACATCCCCGACCAGGCGCGCGCGCTCTATGTCCGCAACCGCTTCCGCATCATCGCCGATGTCGAAGCCGAGCCGGTCTCGGTCGAACCCGGCGTGTCACTCGATGGCGAGCCGCTCGACCTCAGCATGAGCACGCTGCGCGCGGTTTCGCCGATCCATATCGAATATCTCAAGAACATGGGCGTCGGCGCCTCGCTGTCGATCTCGATCATCATCGGCGGGAAATTGTGGGGGCTGTTCGCCTGCCATCATTACGGCCCCAAGCTGCTCCCCTATTCGCAGCGCACCGCAGCCGAGCTGTTCTCCGAATTCTTCTCGCTGACGCTCGACCGTACGCTGGCCCGCCAGAGCGCCGATCGCCGCGAAATGGGGCGCGAGGTCCACACCCGGCTGATGCGCGATGTCGTCGCTGGTACCCCGCTGTCCGCCAGCCTGCCGATGATCGAACCGGTCATCCAGCAGGTCATCCCGCATGACGGGGTGAGCATTTTCGTCGAGGATATATACGACGCGCGCGGTTCTGCTCCCAATGAGGAGGAATTTCGCGCGATCGTCGCCAATCTCAACGGCACTGCGACGAGCAAGCTGCTCGCCACCGAGGCGATTGCCGAACGCCTGCCGCGCGCTGCCCGGTTTGCCGACCGGGCGACGGGCGCGCTGGTCATCCCGGTCTCGCGCACCCCGCGCGATTACCTGATCCTGTGGCGCAAGCCGCTCACCCAGACCGTGACCTGGGCGGGCAATCCCGAAAAGGCAGTCGAGGCCGGTCCCAATGGCGACCGGCTGACCCCGCGCAAGAGCTTCGAGGCCTGGCGCGAAACGGTCGAGGGCCGCGCCGAGAAATGGTCGCGCGCCGAGATCGAAATTGCCGAGAGCCTGCGCGTCACACTGCTCGAGATCATCCTGCGGCTGACCGACGAGGCGGTGACCGAACGCGCCCGCGCGCAGCAGCAGCAGGAATTGCTGATCGCGGAGCTCAACCACCGCGTGCGCAATATCCTCAACCTGATCCGCGGGCTGATCAACCAGTCCAAGGGCGATGCGCGCGATATCGAGAGTTTCGTCGAAATCGTCGCGGGCCGGGTCGCCTCGCTCGCGTCGGCGCATGACAACATCACCAAGGGCAATTGGTCGCACGCGCCCTTCTCGGAGCTGATCGAGACCGAGGCCAACGCCTATCTTTCAGCGAGCCGGGACCGGCTCGACCTGCGTGGCCCCGAAGCGATGATCGCGCCCGAAGCCTATACGGTGATGGCGCTCGTGATCCACGAAATGATAACCAATTCGGCGAAATATGGCTCACTGAGCGATCAATCGGGCAAGCTCGAGGTGGAAGTGAGCCGCGATGCCGAAGACAATTTCTGCGCGCAATGGCGCGAAAGCGGCGGGCCTCCGGTCAAGCCGCCCAGCCGCCGTGGGTTCGGCAGCACGATCACCGAACGCTCTATCCCCTACGAACTCGATGGCACCGCCGAGATCAATTACCGCCTGGAAGGTGTCGAGGCCCGGTTCTGCATCCCCGCGCGCTATGTCGAATGGCGTTCGCGCGATGGCGAAAAGAGCGCAGCCGCCAAGCCGAAGAAGGACGCCCGGTTGGAGAACCTGCCCGACAGTGTGCTGCTGGTCGAAGACAGCATGATCATCGCGCTCGATGCGGAGGATTGCCTCAAGGAACTCGGGATCGGGACCGTGCGGATCGAAAGCTCGGTCGCAGCGGCGCTCGACGCATTGACGAAGAGCCAGCCCGAACTGGCCATTCTCGACTACAATCTGGGCAAGGAAAACAGCGAACCGATCGCCGCCAGGCTCAGGGAAATGGGCGTGCCGTTCTGGCTGGCGACGGGCTATGGCGAAATGCAGGACCGGCTCGAAGAACTGGGCGCATCGGGCCTGCTGACCAAGCCTTACGGCAAGGACGAGCTGGTCGAAGTGATCGGCAGCTACGACAAGGACGACTGA
- a CDS encoding TonB family protein, giving the protein MAEPATRYAQTKKRLNPWVIALIALIHLGLFYLLVRALAPTAVSGVERSVVSAFTVTVSTPEEEPEPTEPEPEGAQGDPGREAVPDAVTAPEPERRMREDPPAPRASSTGTANTAGATDQGQGTGRSGTGEGTGSGEGGGGQGGGAATKPVLTRAITDASAFPVPPGGRQARIGQSVIVRLTVSAQGRATRCSIYRPSPFPETDAAVCRLALDQLRFEPARDASGNPVAATFHYQQRFFN; this is encoded by the coding sequence ATGGCCGAACCCGCGACCCGCTATGCGCAGACCAAGAAGCGCCTCAATCCCTGGGTGATCGCGCTGATCGCGTTGATCCACCTCGGCCTGTTCTACCTGCTGGTGCGCGCATTGGCGCCGACGGCGGTCTCCGGGGTAGAGCGCTCGGTGGTCTCGGCGTTCACCGTCACGGTATCCACGCCCGAGGAAGAGCCCGAACCGACCGAACCCGAGCCCGAAGGCGCGCAAGGCGATCCGGGGCGCGAGGCGGTGCCCGATGCGGTCACCGCGCCCGAGCCCGAGCGGCGTATGCGCGAAGATCCGCCGGCGCCGCGTGCCTCCTCGACCGGGACGGCAAATACCGCCGGCGCGACCGATCAGGGGCAGGGCACCGGCCGGTCCGGAACGGGCGAGGGGACCGGCAGCGGCGAAGGCGGCGGCGGCCAGGGCGGGGGAGCGGCGACCAAGCCCGTGCTGACGCGCGCGATTACCGATGCAAGCGCCTTTCCCGTTCCTCCCGGCGGACGGCAGGCGCGGATCGGCCAGTCGGTCATCGTAAGGCTGACCGTTTCGGCGCAGGGGCGCGCGACGCGCTGCAGCATCTACCGGCCCAGCCCGTTCCCCGAAACCGATGCGGCGGTCTGCCGCCTCGCGCTCGACCAGTTGCGTTTCGAACCGGCGCGCGACGCGAGCGGCAACCCGGTTGCCGCGACCTTCCACTACCAGCAGCGCTTCTTCAACTAG
- a CDS encoding TonB-dependent receptor translates to MKFKYLLAASVVSTASAMVAAPAAAQSTGSVDFDDSVIIVSGARTTGVGGVDMPNTPKAKQVLGEEIIRRQRPGQTVNDIVNLVPGVSFQNNDPWGSSGGSFTIRGFDDSRISQTLDGLPLNDSGNYALYTNQQVDPEVLESISVNLGMTDVDSPTASAVGGTINIRTREPADDFGVTMTLTAGDIFAEGNNANYDRSRLYGRGFVMIDTGDITGMGTKAFASASFTRYNNPFNNYGVVEKQQYNGRIWQDIGDNGDFVAIAGHYNQNRNNFFGSVPLRVDPDFEPGSGFTNRFPATKEERFYEINYPCTVEGPTPGTAGSDNNCGAEFDRRFNPSNTGNIRGSSRFTLSDGLILTVDPSYQYVKANGGGDEELLEGTRDVGGVDMTGFIGGRYYFGRDLNGDGDTLDEVTGHDPSQTRTRRFGVIANLAYEINDDHRVRLSYTYDDANHRQTGQTSVALANGEIADVFPINNPLATADGFVLNKRDRQSYATLHKVAGEYRGRFFDDFTAVLGLSVPFYKRDLNQFCYTTSASGFLDCVGGVSAAYEAANPYVTDPNTGEVISGSAPPQSREYNYDKLLPNVGFTYEFGDASFFGNYGKGLSVPGTDELYDSIYFPDVESARPVAETTDSFDLGLRFQNGDLQAQLVGWYTRYNNRRATAYDPILDETITRNLGVVDKYGIDASVAYSPTPNTLLYVFGSLNESEIRDNVQLDAGEFAQTAGKRESGAPTFTVGARGQYNFGPAELGVQVKHTGKRYVNDENLPRDPQGFVGESVGFPATVDSYTLVDIDLRVRLGEYFNGRDAAVQFNITNLFDELYVGGFGGGLTSGDLPFVQMGPPRAASVSLILGY, encoded by the coding sequence ATGAAGTTCAAATATCTCCTGGCCGCATCGGTGGTCAGCACCGCCAGTGCAATGGTCGCCGCCCCGGCCGCCGCACAGTCGACCGGTTCGGTCGATTTCGACGACTCGGTCATCATCGTTTCGGGTGCTCGCACCACCGGCGTCGGCGGTGTCGACATGCCCAACACGCCGAAGGCGAAACAGGTTCTGGGCGAGGAAATCATCCGCCGCCAGCGCCCCGGCCAGACGGTCAACGACATCGTCAACCTGGTTCCGGGTGTCAGCTTCCAGAACAACGATCCCTGGGGTTCGTCGGGCGGTAGCTTCACCATCCGCGGTTTCGACGACAGCCGCATCTCGCAGACGCTCGACGGCCTGCCGTTGAACGACTCGGGCAACTATGCGCTCTACACCAACCAGCAGGTCGATCCCGAAGTTCTCGAATCGATCAGCGTCAACCTCGGCATGACCGACGTCGACAGCCCGACCGCTTCGGCCGTCGGTGGCACGATCAACATCCGTACGCGCGAGCCGGCCGACGATTTCGGCGTCACCATGACGCTGACTGCCGGCGACATCTTCGCCGAGGGCAACAATGCGAACTACGACCGCAGCCGTCTCTATGGCCGCGGCTTTGTGATGATCGATACCGGCGACATCACCGGCATGGGCACCAAGGCTTTCGCCTCGGCCAGCTTCACGCGCTACAACAACCCGTTCAACAATTACGGCGTGGTCGAGAAGCAGCAGTATAACGGCCGCATCTGGCAGGACATCGGCGACAATGGCGATTTCGTTGCCATTGCCGGTCACTACAACCAGAACCGCAACAATTTCTTCGGTTCGGTTCCGCTCCGCGTCGACCCGGACTTCGAACCTGGTTCGGGCTTCACCAACCGTTTCCCGGCGACCAAGGAAGAGCGGTTCTACGAAATCAACTATCCCTGCACCGTCGAGGGCCCGACCCCGGGCACTGCCGGCAGCGACAACAATTGCGGTGCCGAATTCGATCGTCGCTTCAATCCGTCGAACACCGGCAACATCCGCGGTTCGTCGCGCTTCACGCTGTCTGACGGCCTGATCCTGACGGTCGATCCGAGCTACCAGTACGTCAAGGCCAATGGCGGCGGCGACGAAGAACTGCTCGAAGGCACGCGTGATGTCGGCGGCGTCGACATGACCGGCTTCATCGGTGGCCGTTACTACTTCGGTCGCGACCTCAACGGCGACGGCGACACGCTCGACGAAGTCACGGGTCACGATCCGAGCCAGACCCGCACGCGCCGGTTCGGCGTGATTGCCAACCTGGCTTACGAGATCAACGACGATCACCGCGTCCGCCTGAGCTACACCTATGACGATGCCAACCACCGTCAGACGGGCCAGACCTCGGTCGCTCTCGCCAATGGCGAAATCGCGGATGTCTTCCCGATCAACAACCCGCTGGCCACTGCGGACGGCTTCGTGCTCAACAAGCGCGATCGCCAGTCCTATGCGACGTTGCACAAGGTTGCGGGTGAATATCGTGGTCGCTTCTTCGACGACTTCACCGCAGTCCTCGGTCTCAGCGTGCCCTTCTACAAGCGCGACCTGAACCAGTTCTGCTACACCACCTCGGCCAGCGGTTTCCTCGACTGCGTCGGTGGTGTGAGCGCTGCATACGAAGCCGCCAACCCCTATGTGACCGACCCCAACACCGGTGAAGTCATCAGCGGTTCGGCTCCGCCGCAGTCGCGTGAATACAATTACGACAAGCTGCTGCCGAACGTCGGCTTCACCTATGAATTCGGTGATGCATCGTTCTTCGGCAACTACGGCAAGGGTCTTTCGGTCCCGGGTACGGACGAGCTCTACGACTCGATCTACTTCCCCGATGTCGAAAGCGCGCGTCCGGTGGCCGAAACCACCGACAGCTTCGACCTTGGCCTGCGTTTCCAGAATGGCGACCTTCAGGCGCAGCTGGTCGGCTGGTACACGCGGTACAACAATCGCCGTGCAACCGCCTACGATCCGATCCTCGACGAAACGATCACCCGTAACCTGGGTGTCGTCGACAAGTACGGCATCGATGCCTCGGTGGCTTACAGCCCCACCCCGAACACGCTGCTCTATGTCTTCGGTTCGCTCAACGAATCGGAAATCCGCGACAACGTGCAGCTGGACGCGGGCGAATTCGCCCAGACTGCCGGCAAGCGTGAAAGCGGCGCACCGACCTTCACGGTTGGCGCACGTGGCCAGTACAACTTCGGCCCGGCAGAACTCGGCGTGCAGGTCAAGCACACCGGCAAGCGCTACGTGAACGACGAAAACCTCCCGCGCGATCCGCAGGGATTCGTCGGCGAAAGCGTCGGCTTCCCGGCGACCGTCGACAGCTACACGCTGGTGGATATCGACCTGCGTGTTCGCCTTGGCGAATACTTCAACGGTCGCGATGCCGCGGTGCAGTTCAACATCACCAACCTGTTCGACGAGCTCTATGTCGGCGGCTTCGGTGGCGGCCTCACCTCGGGCGATCTGCCCTTCGTGCAGATGGGTCCGCCGCGGGCAGCCAGCGTTTCGCTGATCCTCGGCTACTAA
- a CDS encoding isopenicillin N synthase family dioxygenase, producing MTDSNTDIAVVSLAQPLDSIAAELGRSFEEYGFAVVRDHGIPQELIDRAEALAKQFFALPDAVKRAYHIPGGGGARGYTPFGTEKAKDAKVHDLKEFWHVGRELAAGHPLAEFMADNVWPSEVKGFRETFSELYAAFEEAGGRVLEGIALHLGLDRGFFAPTVEDGNSVMRLLRYPPLEGAEAEGAIRAAAHGDINTITLLLGAEEAGLELLTAQGEWKAVAPPEGALVVNVGDMLDRLTNGKLRSTTHRVVNPRGEAAYRARYSMPFFLHFRPDYVIETLPSCIDPAHPEKRPEPISSHEFLLQRLREINLA from the coding sequence ATGACCGATTCGAACACCGATATCGCGGTTGTGTCGCTGGCACAGCCGCTCGACTCCATCGCCGCCGAACTGGGCCGCAGCTTCGAGGAATACGGGTTCGCCGTCGTCCGCGACCACGGCATCCCGCAGGAGTTGATCGACCGCGCCGAAGCGCTGGCGAAGCAGTTCTTCGCGCTCCCCGACGCGGTCAAGCGCGCCTATCACATTCCCGGCGGCGGCGGCGCGCGCGGCTATACCCCCTTCGGGACCGAGAAGGCCAAGGACGCCAAGGTCCACGATCTCAAGGAATTCTGGCACGTCGGGCGCGAGCTGGCCGCAGGCCATCCGCTGGCCGAGTTCATGGCCGACAATGTCTGGCCGTCCGAGGTCAAGGGTTTCCGCGAGACCTTCTCCGAACTCTACGCGGCATTCGAGGAAGCCGGGGGCCGCGTGCTCGAGGGCATCGCGCTGCATCTCGGGCTCGACCGCGGCTTCTTCGCGCCCACGGTCGAGGACGGCAATTCGGTGATGCGCCTGCTGCGCTACCCGCCGCTCGAGGGCGCGGAAGCCGAGGGCGCGATTCGCGCTGCTGCGCATGGCGACATCAACACGATCACGCTGTTGCTCGGCGCGGAGGAGGCGGGGCTCGAACTGCTGACCGCGCAGGGTGAATGGAAAGCGGTTGCGCCGCCCGAGGGGGCGCTGGTGGTCAATGTCGGCGACATGCTCGACCGGTTGACCAACGGCAAGCTGCGCTCGACCACGCACCGGGTGGTCAATCCGCGCGGGGAAGCGGCCTATCGCGCGCGCTACTCAATGCCGTTCTTCCTCCACTTCCGCCCCGATTACGTGATCGAGACGCTGCCCTCGTGCATCGACCCGGCGCATCCCGAAAAGCGGCCCGAACCGATTTCGAGTCACGAATTCCTGCTCCAGCGCCTGCGCGAGATCAATCTCGCCTGA
- a CDS encoding NupC/NupG family nucleoside CNT transporter has product MSPILINLVGIVAILLLAFLLSTGKRRISLRVVGAAFALQALMALLVLRTPFGVQLIQSLSNGVIALLDYSKVGIEAVFGPMGANPFTNTFVIAALPVIVFFAAIVSILYHWGIMQRLVRWVGGAIGWITGISKVEALGSAANIFVGQSESPLVVRPYLAALTPSRLFTLMSVGMAGVAGTILAAYASFIGAEAVPFLLAAAFMSAPGGILMAKIIMPDDQSDLARDAAQMSGVDPEGEIVLPKSRISAEGPAALTEGGKAHEVEVAETFEEGHKPANIIEAAAQGTQTGVKLAVAVGAMVMVFVALVALANGILGGIGGWFGYPDVSFQQLLGLVFAPVMYLIGIPWEQAGAAGGLFGTKIVLNEFVAFIELGAMDASVLTDRSRAIVTFALCGFANFSSIAIQMAVTGGLAPNQRPVIAKLGLRALAAGSLANLMSAALAGLFLPY; this is encoded by the coding sequence ATGTCGCCCATCCTGATCAATCTCGTCGGTATCGTGGCGATCCTGCTGCTCGCCTTCCTGCTGTCGACGGGCAAGCGCCGTATCAGCCTGCGCGTAGTCGGGGCCGCCTTTGCGCTGCAGGCGCTGATGGCGCTGCTGGTGCTGCGGACACCGTTTGGCGTGCAACTGATCCAGTCGCTGTCCAACGGGGTGATCGCGCTGCTCGATTACTCCAAGGTCGGGATCGAGGCAGTGTTCGGGCCGATGGGGGCCAATCCCTTCACCAACACCTTCGTCATCGCCGCCTTGCCGGTGATCGTGTTCTTCGCGGCGATCGTGTCGATCCTCTACCACTGGGGCATCATGCAGCGGCTGGTGCGCTGGGTCGGCGGGGCGATCGGCTGGATCACCGGCATCAGCAAGGTCGAGGCGCTGGGTAGCGCGGCCAACATCTTCGTCGGCCAGTCGGAAAGCCCGCTGGTGGTGCGCCCCTATCTCGCCGCGCTGACCCCCAGCCGGCTGTTCACGCTGATGAGCGTGGGCATGGCCGGCGTGGCGGGGACCATCCTCGCCGCCTATGCCAGCTTCATTGGCGCCGAAGCGGTGCCCTTCCTGCTCGCCGCGGCCTTCATGTCCGCACCCGGCGGCATCCTGATGGCCAAGATCATCATGCCCGACGACCAGAGCGACCTGGCCCGCGATGCCGCGCAAATGTCCGGCGTCGATCCCGAAGGCGAGATCGTGCTGCCCAAGAGCCGGATCAGCGCCGAAGGACCCGCCGCGCTGACCGAAGGCGGCAAGGCGCATGAAGTCGAAGTCGCCGAGACCTTCGAGGAAGGCCACAAGCCCGCCAATATCATCGAGGCCGCCGCGCAGGGGACGCAGACCGGCGTGAAGCTCGCCGTGGCGGTTGGCGCGATGGTGATGGTCTTCGTCGCGCTGGTTGCGCTCGCCAATGGCATCCTCGGCGGTATCGGCGGCTGGTTCGGCTATCCCGATGTCAGTTTCCAGCAATTGCTCGGACTGGTGTTCGCACCGGTGATGTATCTGATCGGCATTCCGTGGGAGCAGGCCGGTGCCGCGGGCGGATTGTTCGGCACCAAGATCGTCCTCAACGAATTCGTCGCCTTTATCGAACTGGGCGCAATGGACGCCAGCGTGCTGACCGATCGCAGCCGCGCGATCGTCACCTTCGCACTGTGCGGCTTTGCCAATTTCAGCTCGATCGCGATCCAGATGGCCGTGACCGGCGGGCTGGCACCCAACCAGCGCCCGGTCATCGCCAAGCTCGGCCTGCGCGCGCTCGCGGCGGGCAGTCTCGCCAATCTGATGAGCGCGGCGCTGGCGGGACTCTTCCTGCCGTATTAA